In the genome of Actinomadura graeca, one region contains:
- a CDS encoding phosphotransferase family protein, with protein sequence MHTETAPSALFARLAEIGRDPSLAGLDGADRAPGAVAGSGAVPAPAPPAEPETLYDRHGVLVVRVAGVVVKAHQPDREYGAPFLERTRLAAALRHIVVGPLAPPVEVDGRTVTVSPYGDPVDPEEELPWEEGARLLAALHAVPVPEDAPRWGRPARVARLVSRLGSGTAEDVVRRAFATLPAWVRGEAGEPPGQGECLIHGDWHLGQMVRCGDGRWRLIDIEDLGKGVPAWDLARPAALYSAGVLSPDEWARFLAAYRAARGPAVPAEGDPWGALDLPARSLAIQIAATCVLSAGREDRPLDGPEQAMVDACARISTAGHPA encoded by the coding sequence GTGCATACCGAGACCGCTCCGTCCGCCCTCTTCGCCCGGCTTGCCGAGATCGGGCGCGACCCGTCCCTCGCCGGGCTGGACGGCGCGGACAGGGCGCCGGGCGCCGTCGCGGGTTCTGGCGCCGTCCCCGCTCCTGCGCCGCCCGCGGAGCCGGAGACGCTGTACGACCGCCACGGGGTGCTGGTCGTACGGGTGGCCGGCGTCGTGGTGAAGGCGCACCAGCCCGACCGCGAGTACGGGGCCCCCTTCCTTGAGCGGACCCGGCTGGCCGCGGCGTTGCGGCACATCGTGGTGGGGCCGCTGGCCCCGCCGGTCGAGGTGGACGGCCGGACGGTCACCGTCTCGCCCTACGGCGACCCCGTGGACCCCGAAGAGGAACTCCCCTGGGAGGAGGGGGCGCGCCTGCTGGCGGCCCTCCACGCGGTCCCCGTGCCAGAGGACGCGCCGCGCTGGGGGCGTCCGGCGCGGGTGGCCCGCCTGGTGTCACGGCTGGGGAGCGGCACCGCCGAGGACGTGGTGCGCCGCGCGTTCGCCACGCTGCCCGCCTGGGTCCGGGGTGAGGCCGGTGAGCCGCCCGGGCAGGGCGAGTGCCTGATCCACGGGGACTGGCACCTCGGCCAGATGGTCCGCTGCGGGGACGGCCGGTGGCGCCTGATCGACATCGAGGACCTCGGCAAGGGCGTCCCGGCATGGGATCTGGCGAGGCCGGCGGCGCTGTACTCGGCGGGGGTCCTGTCCCCTGACGAATGGGCGCGGTTCCTCGCGGCGTACAGGGCGGCGCGGGGGCCCGCGGTGCCCGCCGAGGGCGACCCCTGGGGGGCGCTGGACCTGCCCGCGCGAAGTCTGGCGATCCAGATCGCCGCCACGTGCGTCCTATCAGCGGGAAGGGAAGATCGGCCACTCGACGGCCCGGAGCAGGCGATGGTCGACGCCTGCGCGAGAATATCCACAGCGGGGCACCCTGCATGA
- a CDS encoding AMP-binding protein: MWPSSQRSLPWRRWYQPGVPADVGIPDVPVTRLLDDAAERYPRRPALLFLGRRIGYRELRTAVDRFADGLHRLGVQPGDRVALILPNCPQQVIAFYGVLRRGAIAVQHNPRYTEEEMLRQLADCGARTAVVLDRSYPTVRAVRGRLELEHVIVTSLIEFLPAVRKAALRLPLARIRRRRAAVVQDVPDDPGVVRFRDMQRPVRRHVRQLPVEPARDLAAIQYTGGTKGRPKGAMLTHRNLVANACQQKAWDPGGRPGQDVTLGVLPLFHSFGMMNCMIAPALSAGAVVLLPRFDRDRVLKAIRRHRPTIFPGVPTLYDQVLDSPRFRPSDLRSLRVFVSGAMALGQATIDRMERVGARELIQCYGLTEASPGVTGNPLGGGARNLTVGVPLPMTDAVIVDTEEPTRVLRPGEAGELVVRGPQVFVGYWNAPLATAQTLSKGWLRTGDIAVMDEEGFVTILERHRDMIKVSGFSVSPSEVERVLRRHPAVHECAVVGVPDPRRGERVVAHVVEHPAYPFSSDELRRHCERYLSHYKVPSEFRPRTDLPRNTLGKVVRQRLRDEDAGPAAWRE; the protein is encoded by the coding sequence ATGTGGCCCTCGTCACAAAGATCACTTCCGTGGCGACGGTGGTATCAGCCGGGGGTTCCCGCCGACGTCGGCATTCCCGATGTCCCCGTCACGCGGCTGCTCGACGACGCCGCCGAGCGGTATCCGCGCAGGCCGGCGCTGCTGTTCCTCGGCCGGCGGATCGGCTACCGGGAGCTGCGCACGGCCGTGGACCGGTTCGCGGACGGGCTGCACCGGCTGGGCGTGCAGCCGGGCGACCGGGTCGCGCTGATCCTCCCCAACTGCCCGCAGCAGGTCATCGCGTTCTACGGCGTGCTGCGCCGGGGCGCCATCGCGGTGCAGCACAACCCGCGCTACACCGAGGAGGAGATGCTCCGCCAGCTCGCCGACTGCGGTGCCCGGACCGCCGTGGTGCTGGATCGCTCCTACCCGACCGTGCGCGCGGTCAGGGGGAGGCTGGAGCTGGAGCACGTGATCGTCACGTCCCTGATCGAGTTCCTCCCGGCGGTCCGGAAGGCGGCCCTGCGGCTGCCGCTGGCGCGGATACGGCGCAGGCGCGCCGCCGTCGTGCAGGACGTCCCGGACGACCCGGGCGTCGTCCGGTTCCGCGACATGCAGCGCCCGGTGCGGCGGCACGTCCGGCAGCTCCCGGTGGAGCCGGCGCGGGACCTGGCGGCGATCCAGTACACGGGCGGGACGAAGGGGCGCCCCAAGGGCGCGATGCTCACGCACCGGAACCTGGTCGCGAACGCGTGCCAGCAGAAGGCGTGGGACCCCGGCGGGCGCCCGGGGCAGGACGTCACGCTGGGGGTCCTGCCGCTGTTCCACTCGTTCGGGATGATGAACTGCATGATCGCGCCGGCGCTGTCGGCCGGGGCCGTGGTGCTGCTGCCCCGCTTCGACCGCGACCGCGTGCTCAAGGCGATCCGGCGGCACCGGCCGACGATCTTCCCGGGCGTGCCGACCCTGTACGACCAGGTGCTCGACAGCCCGCGTTTCCGCCCGTCGGACCTGCGCTCGCTGCGGGTCTTCGTCTCGGGCGCCATGGCGCTCGGGCAGGCGACCATCGACCGGATGGAGCGGGTGGGCGCGCGCGAGCTGATCCAGTGCTACGGGCTCACCGAGGCGTCCCCGGGGGTGACCGGCAACCCGCTGGGCGGCGGCGCCCGCAACCTGACCGTGGGCGTGCCCCTGCCGATGACGGACGCGGTCATCGTGGACACCGAGGAGCCGACCCGCGTCCTGCGGCCCGGCGAGGCGGGTGAGCTGGTCGTGCGCGGTCCGCAGGTGTTCGTCGGCTACTGGAACGCACCACTCGCCACGGCCCAGACCCTGTCCAAGGGGTGGCTCCGCACCGGTGACATCGCGGTGATGGACGAGGAGGGCTTCGTCACCATCCTGGAGCGCCACCGGGACATGATCAAGGTGAGCGGGTTCAGCGTGTCCCCGTCGGAGGTCGAGCGGGTGCTGCGCCGCCATCCGGCCGTCCACGAGTGCGCGGTGGTCGGCGTCCCCGACCCGCGGCGCGGTGAGCGGGTCGTGGCGCACGTCGTGGAGCACCCCGCCTACCCTTTTTCGTCGGACGAGCTGCGCCGTCATTGCGAGCGCTACCTGTCGCACTACAAGGTCCCCAGCGAGTTCCGCCCGCGGACGGACCTGCCCAGGAACACCCTGGGGAAGGTCGTCCGGCAGCGGCTCCGGGACGAGGACGCGGGTCCCGCCGCATGGCGCGAGTGA
- a CDS encoding GyrI-like domain-containing protein, with protein MTTKLPAEPVIVERPAVPYVAMRRDVTLTTFARIADRIPVVLEWLSGRGIAPAGAPFLRYNVIDMAGTLEVEGGVPLAAAVEGEGEIFPGTLPAGRYVTYTHTGHPDQLVDVTAAVLGWGTDQGLAWDREDGERGERWACRLEVFKTHPLEVPDPNDWVTDVTLKVADA; from the coding sequence ATGACGACGAAGCTGCCGGCGGAGCCGGTCATCGTGGAGCGTCCCGCCGTCCCCTATGTGGCGATGAGGCGGGACGTCACGCTCACCACGTTCGCGCGGATCGCCGACCGGATCCCGGTGGTCCTGGAGTGGCTCTCCGGACGCGGGATCGCGCCCGCCGGGGCGCCGTTCCTCAGGTACAACGTCATCGACATGGCGGGCACGCTGGAGGTCGAGGGCGGCGTGCCGCTGGCGGCGGCCGTCGAGGGCGAGGGCGAGATCTTCCCCGGCACGCTCCCCGCCGGGCGGTACGTCACGTACACCCATACCGGCCACCCCGACCAGCTGGTCGACGTCACGGCCGCCGTGCTCGGCTGGGGGACGGACCAGGGCCTCGCGTGGGACAGGGAGGACGGGGAGCGCGGCGAGCGGTGGGCGTGCCGCCTGGAGGTCTTCAAGACGCATCCGCTGGAGGTGCCCGACCCCAACGACTGGGTGACCGACGTCACGCTGAAAGTGGCCGACGCCTGA
- a CDS encoding site-specific integrase produces the protein MAQISIGSYDGTIYEEGDGYTGALELGTGPNGKRKRLKRKGRTKTEVKNKLKEAVDELDKGVKTDRNYYVRDAVEDWLTAFAKSGKSTSTYDVYRSLADHQLIPFIGATRLKKLSADDVETWLNGRAEHLTSSSLGIVHGVLKRSIRRAARHDRIGRNVAELVDTPDGKAGRKSHSLSLQQATALLGEAGKPEHRIGAYVVLAIVSGLRTEELRTLKWSDVDLDKATVYVLRADRHRGETKTKLSRRGLGVADMAVHALRSLKTRQAAEKLKAGEAYEDRNLVFCHEDGRPYARQHVHHRFGKLIKAAGLNPTEWCPRELRHTFVSIMSDHDVPIEKISVLVGHSSTKITETVYRHQLKPEIRDGAEHMNDIFTRKATSA, from the coding sequence TTGGCACAGATTTCGATCGGCAGCTACGACGGAACCATCTACGAGGAAGGCGATGGATACACCGGCGCGCTCGAACTCGGGACCGGCCCGAACGGCAAGCGCAAGCGGCTCAAGAGGAAGGGACGCACCAAGACGGAGGTCAAGAACAAGCTCAAGGAAGCCGTCGATGAGCTGGACAAGGGCGTCAAGACCGACCGCAACTACTACGTCCGCGACGCAGTAGAGGACTGGCTCACCGCGTTCGCCAAGTCCGGGAAGTCAACGTCAACGTACGACGTCTACCGGTCCCTTGCGGATCACCAACTCATTCCGTTCATCGGTGCGACACGTCTCAAGAAGCTGTCCGCTGATGACGTCGAGACCTGGCTCAACGGCAGGGCCGAGCACCTCACCTCGTCCTCGCTTGGGATCGTGCACGGCGTTCTCAAGAGGTCGATCCGCCGGGCAGCGCGCCATGACCGCATCGGCAGGAACGTCGCCGAACTGGTGGACACGCCAGACGGCAAGGCTGGCCGCAAGTCGCACTCACTCAGCCTGCAACAGGCCACCGCGCTACTCGGCGAGGCAGGCAAGCCCGAACATCGAATCGGCGCGTACGTCGTCCTCGCGATCGTCTCAGGGCTCCGCACAGAGGAACTCCGTACCCTCAAGTGGAGTGACGTCGACCTCGACAAGGCGACCGTTTACGTCCTGCGAGCCGACCGGCACAGGGGCGAGACCAAGACGAAGCTCAGCCGTCGTGGTCTCGGTGTCGCCGACATGGCCGTGCACGCACTCCGCAGCCTCAAGACGAGACAGGCGGCCGAAAAGCTCAAGGCCGGGGAGGCATATGAAGACCGCAACCTCGTGTTCTGCCACGAGGACGGTCGCCCGTACGCACGCCAACACGTCCACCACCGGTTCGGCAAGCTGATCAAAGCGGCGGGGCTCAACCCGACCGAGTGGTGTCCCCGCGAACTGAGGCACACGTTCGTGTCCATCATGAGTGACCACGACGTCCCGATAGAGAAGATCAGCGTCCTCGTGGGGCACTCCAGCACGAAGATCACCGAGACCGTCTATCGTCACCAGCTCAAGCCGGAGATCCGCGACGGCGCTGAGCACATGAACGACATCTTCACCCGCAAGGCCACGTCCGCGTAG
- a CDS encoding helix-turn-helix domain-containing protein, producing MSANELGAFLRASREAVTPAQVGLPEGGRRRTPGLRRAELATLAGLSVEYLSRLEQGRDRRPSAAVLGALADALRMSPDERLHLRILSKSGDDAGCCAPPADAVRPTVRAVLERLEPAPAILVNRLCDILAWTDGYASLTGPAGALDTRPPNLVRYLFTDPRAKAAYPDWDRVADERVALLRAGSAAADPHLANLADELAVTAGVPFRDRAKAPPRLPARTGVERFVHPDAGEIRLAYETLDLSVSGDQRLVVYLPADDAASAALGRLARQSVTG from the coding sequence GTGAGTGCCAACGAACTGGGCGCCTTCCTGCGGGCATCCCGCGAGGCCGTCACCCCCGCCCAGGTCGGGCTGCCCGAAGGCGGCCGACGCCGGACACCGGGGCTGCGCCGCGCCGAGCTGGCCACACTGGCCGGGCTCAGCGTCGAGTACCTCTCGCGGCTGGAGCAGGGCCGGGACCGCCGTCCGTCGGCGGCGGTGCTCGGAGCGCTCGCCGACGCGCTGCGGATGTCCCCCGACGAACGTCTCCACCTGCGGATCCTGTCCAAGTCGGGCGACGACGCGGGCTGCTGCGCGCCGCCCGCGGACGCGGTGCGCCCGACCGTCCGTGCCGTCCTGGAACGGCTGGAGCCGGCACCCGCGATCCTGGTCAACCGGCTCTGCGACATCCTCGCCTGGACGGACGGCTACGCAAGCCTCACCGGCCCGGCCGGCGCCCTGGACACCCGGCCGCCGAACCTCGTCCGGTACCTGTTCACCGACCCCCGCGCCAAGGCCGCCTACCCGGACTGGGACCGCGTCGCCGACGAGCGCGTGGCACTCCTGCGCGCGGGCTCCGCCGCCGCCGACCCGCACCTGGCGAACCTCGCGGACGAGCTGGCCGTCACCGCGGGCGTACCGTTCCGCGACCGGGCGAAGGCCCCGCCCCGCCTCCCCGCGCGCACGGGCGTCGAGCGGTTCGTGCACCCGGACGCGGGGGAGATCCGGCTGGCCTACGAGACGCTCGACCTCTCGGTGTCCGGCGACCAGCGCCTCGTCGTCTACCTGCCCGCCGACGACGCCGCGTCCGCGGCCCTCGGCCGCCTGGCGCGTCAGTCGGTGACGGGCTGA
- a CDS encoding DinB family protein, translating to MAWTAPVITRELKPLATLTGDERTLVDGWLDLERETLLWKCGGLTPAQLKRRCVEPSGLSLLGLVRHMAEVERDWFRTRFAGERVGYLYCTDDDLDAEFDVEDADAEADLAAYLREIEACRRVTSGRSLDEVSIDPRRDAEMSLRWVYSAMLVEYARHNGHADLLRERIDGATGH from the coding sequence ATGGCCTGGACCGCACCGGTGATCACCCGGGAGCTGAAGCCGCTGGCGACGCTGACCGGGGACGAGCGGACGCTCGTCGACGGCTGGCTCGACCTGGAACGCGAGACGCTGCTGTGGAAATGCGGCGGGCTGACGCCGGCGCAGCTCAAGCGGCGCTGCGTCGAGCCGTCCGGGCTGTCGCTGCTCGGCCTCGTCCGGCACATGGCCGAGGTGGAGCGGGACTGGTTCCGCACCAGGTTCGCCGGTGAGCGGGTCGGCTACCTCTACTGCACCGACGACGACCTCGACGCGGAGTTCGACGTCGAGGACGCCGACGCGGAGGCGGACCTCGCCGCGTACCTGCGGGAGATCGAGGCGTGCCGCCGGGTGACGTCCGGGCGGTCCCTCGACGAGGTGTCCATCGATCCCCGGCGCGACGCGGAGATGAGCCTGCGCTGGGTCTACTCGGCGATGCTCGTGGAGTACGCCCGCCACAACGGGCACGCCGACCTGCTGCGTGAGCGCATCGACGGCGCGACCGGCCACTGA
- a CDS encoding helix-turn-helix domain-containing protein — translation MAEILSIGRDKVYFLIRTGQLRSIKIGKLRRITDQHLTEFVSSLEEPCLEETR, via the coding sequence GTGGCCGAGATCCTCAGCATCGGACGGGACAAGGTCTACTTCCTGATCCGCACCGGTCAACTGCGCAGCATCAAGATCGGCAAGCTTCGCCGCATCACTGATCAGCACCTCACCGAGTTCGTCAGCTCCCTGGAAGAGCCCTGCCTCGAAGAGACGCGCTGA
- a CDS encoding 3' terminal RNA ribose 2'-O-methyltransferase Hen1 gives MLLTITTTLGQATDLGFLLHKHPDRVHLFEQSFGTAHVFYPDADERRCTVALLLDVDPVKLVRTRGRGTPDFSLGQYVNDRPYAASSLLASAMANVFRTAMRGRCDARPELAETPIPLEITLPALPCRGGPGQAERFFGPLGWRVEAVPVPLDAEFGDWGDSRYVTLTLTGEMRLADALNQLYVLLPVLDDAKHYWIASDEVDKLIRAGEGWLAAHPDRSAITRRYLANRRGLVRTALGRLADADGAPEDALDPTEIEEEPTATDAEDPSGQDDPFVPGDPAGLEGAGGPEGAGGTGQETAPVSLAERRVKSVLHALHDEDARRVIDLGCGSGRLLARLAQDDFFSEISGTDVSYRALAHARRRLRWDQRPRRESDRVQDVFQGALTYADERFRGYEAAVLMEVVEHIDPPRLGAMERVVFGHAAPRVVVVTTPNAEHNVRYEGLAPGAMRHPDHRFEWTRAEFREWAGRVAAEHGYRVRHVPVGDDDPEVGAPTQMGVFTR, from the coding sequence GTGCTTCTGACGATCACGACGACCCTGGGCCAGGCGACGGACCTCGGCTTCCTCCTGCACAAGCACCCCGACCGGGTGCATCTGTTCGAGCAGTCCTTCGGCACGGCGCACGTCTTCTACCCCGACGCGGACGAGCGGCGCTGCACTGTGGCGCTGCTCCTGGACGTCGATCCGGTCAAGCTCGTGCGGACCCGTGGCAGGGGCACGCCCGACTTCTCGCTCGGCCAGTACGTGAACGACCGTCCCTACGCGGCGTCCTCCCTTCTGGCGTCCGCCATGGCGAACGTCTTCCGGACCGCCATGCGCGGCCGGTGCGACGCCCGCCCGGAGCTGGCGGAGACCCCGATCCCGCTGGAGATCACCCTCCCGGCGTTGCCGTGCCGGGGCGGGCCCGGCCAGGCCGAGCGCTTCTTCGGCCCGCTGGGCTGGCGGGTGGAGGCCGTCCCCGTGCCGCTGGACGCGGAGTTCGGCGACTGGGGCGACTCCCGCTACGTGACGCTCACCCTCACCGGTGAGATGCGGCTCGCCGACGCCCTCAACCAGCTGTATGTGCTGCTGCCCGTCCTGGACGACGCCAAGCACTACTGGATCGCCTCCGACGAGGTGGACAAGCTCATCAGGGCGGGGGAGGGGTGGCTGGCCGCGCATCCGGACAGGTCCGCCATCACCCGCCGCTACCTGGCGAACCGGCGCGGGCTCGTCCGGACCGCCCTCGGACGCCTGGCGGACGCCGACGGCGCGCCCGAGGACGCCCTCGACCCCACGGAGATCGAAGAGGAGCCCACCGCGACCGATGCGGAGGACCCGTCAGGGCAGGACGACCCGTTCGTCCCGGGAGACCCGGCGGGGCTGGAAGGGGCGGGAGGTCCGGAAGGCGCCGGAGGCACCGGGCAGGAGACGGCGCCCGTCTCGCTCGCCGAACGGCGCGTCAAGTCGGTCCTGCATGCGCTCCACGACGAGGACGCCCGCCGCGTCATCGACCTCGGCTGCGGCTCCGGGAGGCTGCTCGCTCGCCTCGCCCAGGACGACTTCTTCAGCGAGATCTCCGGGACGGACGTCTCGTACCGCGCCCTCGCCCACGCCCGGCGCCGCCTCCGGTGGGACCAGCGGCCGCGGCGCGAGAGCGACCGCGTCCAGGACGTCTTCCAGGGCGCGCTCACCTACGCCGACGAACGGTTCCGCGGCTACGAGGCGGCGGTCCTGATGGAGGTGGTCGAGCACATCGACCCGCCGAGGCTCGGCGCCATGGAACGCGTCGTGTTCGGCCACGCCGCCCCGCGGGTGGTCGTGGTGACGACGCCGAACGCCGAGCACAACGTCCGCTATGAGGGCCTCGCGCCGGGGGCGATGCGCCACCCGGACCACCGCTTCGAATGGACGCGCGCCGAGTTCCGCGAGTGGGCCGGGAGGGTCGCCGCCGAGCACGGCTACCGCGTCCGCCACGTGCCCGTCGGCGACGACGACCCGGAGGTCGGCGCGCCGACGCAGATGGGGGTGTTCACCCGATGA
- a CDS encoding zf-TFIIB domain-containing protein, with product MHCPKCRGVMRTYTRSGVHIEQCDSCRGIFLDYGELEALSQMEAQYRAAPPAPAPGWGAQPGAVHHHHHGGHHRPHRGSVFNMLFST from the coding sequence ATGCACTGCCCTAAGTGTCGTGGCGTGATGCGGACCTACACCCGCAGCGGCGTCCACATCGAGCAATGTGACAGCTGCCGGGGCATCTTCCTCGACTACGGCGAGCTGGAGGCCCTGAGCCAGATGGAGGCCCAGTACCGGGCCGCTCCCCCGGCCCCCGCGCCGGGATGGGGGGCGCAGCCGGGGGCGGTGCACCACCATCACCACGGCGGGCACCACCGCCCCCACCGCGGCAGCGTCTTCAACATGCTGTTCTCGACCTGA
- a CDS encoding polynucleotide kinase-phosphatase, with product MTGLDGRDGREIKVPEMGLVVLVGVSGSGKSYFARKHFAPTQVVSSDFCRGVVSDDENDQSATGDAFDLLHYIVGKRLRRGLLTVVDATNVQSKARQSLLRLAKEHDVLSVAIVLDVPEHVAAERNAGRPDRDLPGHVVPRQHRELRRGLRSLGREFRRSYVLRGEEIDTVTVVREKAWNDRRELTGPFDIVGDVHGCREELEALLTALGYEIVRDGAGRAAGARHPAGRTAVFVGDLVDRGPDSPGVLRLVMGMVGAGDALCVSGNHEAKLVRALRGRKVRLAHGIAESLEQLAAEPEDFRDGALRFMDGLIGHYVLDGGRLVVAHAGLKEDYHGRASGRVRSFALYGDTTGETDEYGLPVRYPWARDYRGKAMVVYGHTPVPEAEWINNTICLDTGAVFGGKLTALRYPERELVSVSAQRVWYEPARPLDAPQASVAGARRESDVLKIEDVLGNSGVETRLMGRVTVREENALAALEVMSRFAVDPRWLVYLPPTMTPAETSSLPGHLEHPAEVLAAYRDKGVVRAVCEEKHMGSRAVVVVCRDAEVAGARFGVDDGTTGAVFTRTGRSFFRDPSRTAAVLDRVRAAAGAAGLWDELDTGWLVLDCELLPWSAKAMDLIRAQYAATGAAARASLPMASGALSRAAARGLDVGALRGRVDRRAENAARFRDAYARYCWPVDGLTGVRLAPFQVLAGHGRSWAAARDHDWHMEVAGRLADADTSGLVMRTEAVTVELGSAASEAAVTGWWEELTGKGGEGMVVKPLRPLPEDTKVQPGVKCRGREYLRIIYGPDYTEPENLDRLRGRSLGRKRSLAMREHALGLEALDRLATGEPLWRVHQAVFAVLALESEPVDPRL from the coding sequence ATGACCGGACTGGACGGCCGCGACGGCCGTGAGATCAAGGTCCCGGAGATGGGGCTCGTCGTGCTGGTCGGCGTGTCCGGATCCGGGAAGTCCTACTTCGCGCGCAAGCACTTCGCGCCCACGCAGGTGGTCTCGTCCGACTTCTGCCGGGGCGTGGTGTCGGACGACGAGAACGACCAGTCCGCCACCGGCGACGCCTTCGACCTGCTGCACTACATCGTGGGCAAGCGGCTGCGCCGCGGGCTGCTCACCGTCGTCGACGCGACCAACGTGCAGAGCAAGGCGCGCCAGTCGCTGCTGCGGCTCGCCAAGGAGCACGACGTCCTCTCGGTGGCGATCGTCCTGGACGTCCCCGAGCACGTCGCGGCCGAGCGGAACGCGGGCCGCCCGGACCGGGATTTGCCCGGCCACGTGGTCCCGCGGCAGCACCGCGAGCTGCGGCGCGGCCTGCGCTCGCTCGGCCGCGAGTTCCGCCGCTCCTACGTGCTGCGCGGCGAGGAGATCGACACCGTCACCGTCGTCCGCGAGAAGGCGTGGAACGACCGGCGCGAGCTGACCGGGCCGTTCGACATCGTCGGCGACGTCCACGGCTGCCGCGAGGAGCTGGAGGCGCTCCTCACCGCGCTCGGCTACGAGATCGTCCGGGACGGCGCCGGGCGCGCCGCCGGCGCCCGCCACCCAGCCGGGCGCACGGCCGTGTTCGTCGGCGACCTGGTCGACCGCGGACCGGACTCGCCCGGGGTGCTCCGGCTCGTCATGGGCATGGTCGGCGCCGGGGACGCGCTGTGCGTCTCCGGCAACCACGAGGCGAAGCTCGTCCGCGCGCTGCGGGGCCGCAAGGTGCGCCTCGCGCACGGCATCGCCGAGTCCCTGGAGCAGCTCGCCGCCGAGCCGGAGGACTTCCGCGACGGCGCGCTGCGGTTCATGGACGGGCTCATCGGCCACTACGTCCTGGACGGCGGACGCCTCGTCGTGGCCCACGCCGGGCTGAAGGAGGACTACCACGGGCGCGCGTCCGGCCGTGTCCGGTCCTTCGCGCTCTACGGCGACACCACGGGCGAGACCGACGAGTACGGGCTGCCCGTCCGGTACCCGTGGGCGCGTGACTACCGGGGCAAGGCCATGGTCGTGTACGGGCACACCCCCGTCCCCGAGGCGGAGTGGATCAACAACACCATCTGCCTGGACACCGGCGCCGTCTTCGGCGGCAAGCTCACCGCGCTCCGCTACCCCGAGCGCGAGCTGGTGTCGGTCTCGGCCCAGCGGGTCTGGTACGAGCCCGCGCGTCCGCTGGACGCCCCGCAGGCGTCCGTCGCGGGCGCGCGGAGGGAGAGCGACGTCCTCAAGATCGAGGACGTGCTGGGCAACAGCGGTGTCGAGACCCGCCTCATGGGCCGCGTCACCGTGCGCGAGGAGAACGCGCTCGCCGCGCTGGAGGTGATGAGCCGGTTCGCCGTCGACCCGCGCTGGCTCGTCTACCTGCCGCCCACGATGACCCCGGCCGAGACCTCGTCGCTGCCCGGGCACCTGGAGCACCCGGCCGAGGTGCTCGCCGCCTACAGGGACAAGGGCGTCGTCCGGGCGGTGTGCGAGGAGAAGCACATGGGCTCGCGCGCCGTCGTGGTCGTCTGCCGCGACGCCGAGGTCGCGGGCGCGCGCTTCGGCGTCGACGACGGGACGACCGGCGCGGTCTTCACCCGCACCGGGCGGTCGTTCTTCCGCGACCCGTCCCGGACGGCCGCGGTGCTCGACCGCGTCCGTGCCGCGGCCGGTGCCGCCGGGCTGTGGGACGAGCTGGACACCGGCTGGCTGGTCCTCGACTGCGAGCTGCTGCCGTGGTCGGCGAAGGCGATGGACCTCATCCGCGCCCAGTACGCGGCGACCGGCGCGGCGGCCCGCGCGTCCCTGCCGATGGCGTCCGGCGCCCTCTCGCGCGCTGCCGCGCGCGGGCTCGACGTCGGCGCCCTGCGCGGGCGCGTGGACCGGCGCGCGGAGAACGCCGCGCGCTTCCGCGACGCCTACGCGCGGTACTGCTGGCCGGTGGACGGCCTGACCGGCGTGCGTCTCGCGCCGTTCCAGGTCCTGGCCGGGCACGGCCGCTCCTGGGCGGCCGCCCGCGACCACGACTGGCACATGGAGGTGGCGGGGCGTCTCGCCGACGCCGACACCTCCGGTCTCGTCATGCGGACGGAGGCGGTGACCGTCGAGCTGGGCTCCGCCGCGTCCGAGGCGGCCGTCACCGGATGGTGGGAGGAGCTCACCGGGAAGGGCGGCGAGGGCATGGTCGTCAAGCCGCTCCGCCCGCTCCCGGAGGACACGAAGGTCCAGCCGGGCGTGAAGTGCCGCGGCCGGGAGTATCTGCGGATCATCTACGGCCCCGACTACACCGAGCCGGAGAACCTCGACCGGCTCCGCGGCCGGTCGCTGGGCCGCAAGCGCTCCCTCGCCATGCGCGAGCACGCCCTCGGGCTGGAGGCCCTGGACAGGCTCGCCACGGGCGAGCCGCTCTGGCGCGTGCACCAGGCCGTGTTCGCCGTGCTGGCACTGGAATCCGAACCGGTCGACCCGCGCCTGTAA